ATTTTTGGTAAAAACGTCCACATAGTCAttcataaaatttcaaaatttccagtaGAAACGCCCACATGGTTCATTCATAAAATTTCGAAATTTCTGATAAAAACTCATGAAAGTTATGATTTTTTATCAGAAATATTTAAATTtctgattaattttaaattttttgataaaaacatatactttttaaattttttttctttttcaaagtgcTCATTAGTAGAAGCTCGTTTACCATTAAAGTCCAAGTGCTTGgttaaaaattaataactttaGACAAGAGTATAATTGTAAAAATATGCAAGACAGGGAACGCCAAGGaatatactccctctgtcccaaattataagagaaaaaacaaaatcACGTTTATTAAGAGAAGTAAAAACACACTCATTTGacttatgatttttttgaaataaagtgctttggaaaattttaaaaaaaaaaatctaatttgtTGTTGGTTATGAaaatgatgagagagaatgtaagttaaatgcaatttgcatttaattttatctcaaaaaaaaatgaaagatagttttttctcttatatttttgaacaagaaaaatacattttttttctcttatattttagaACGGATGATTTTTTACTtgatttccaattttttttttcaactgtATTACTCGTTAAAGGATAATATGTGATGGCTTAGTCAGATTATGTCTCCTTGAACTTTAtctgtttatttattatgttttccttttttaaaagatcaaaaatttaataattatgatGCTGTATCTTTTtatacatcaatcatataaatgatttgatttttaaacttaaataaaaaagaagataatTCTTGAATGGACAAcaattctccaatcaatatattacatatcctattcaaaacaaaaatatattacttcaaattaaacaaacactaaagaaTAATGCACTAAAACAAACAAGAATAAAATGTTCAACTTGACTTAAAAATTTCAACAAGTTGGTATGCTATCATAATCTTGCATACGTAAGCACTTACATAATCTTCCATATTTTTCTCTCCATCTCAATCTATTGAGTACTTATCTTGAATTGATTCCATTATAGTAGAAATCTTCATTCACTCAATCCCAACAAAATGGAATCCCAAGAGTCACAACTTCACTTTGTATTATTTCCACTTATGTCCCCAGGACACATGCTTCCTATGATAGACATAGCAACAACattaaaacaacaaaacaacatcataGTCACCATTGTCACTACTCCACACAATGCTTCTCGTTTCTCACAAATTCATCACAAAATTCGAGTACTTCAACTTCCATTCCCATCTCAAGATGCAGGCTTTCCACAAGGGTGTGAGAATTTCGACATGCTTCCATCAATGTCAATGGGCTATTCGTTCTTCGCCGCAGCAAATAACCTTCTTCAAGAACAAGCTGAACAAGCTTTTGAAAAGCTAACACCAAAGCCAAATTGCATAATCTCTGATGTTGGTTTTCCTTACACTTCTCAAATTGCTAACAAATTTGGAATTCCAAGAATTTCTTTTTATGGTGTTAgttgcttttgtcttgtttggCAACAAAAAGTGATTATCTCTAATGTTATGGAGAAGATAGCAACAGATTCTGAGTATTTTCTCATACCTGATATCCCTCACGAAATTCAGATCACAAAAGCACAACCCCCGTCGTCATCGGACGATGGAAATTGGAAGGAGTTTGTTGATAAAATGGCTGCAGCTGAAATGGTTTCTTATGGTGTTATTGTGAATTCTTTTGAGGAATTGGAACCTGAATATGTAAGtgatttgaagaaaactaggaaTGGTAAAGTTTGGTGTATTGGTCCTGTTTCACTTAGAAACAAGAATCAGGCTCAAAGAGGGAAAACCAATAAAGTAGCTTCTTCAAATGATGTTGAAAATTGCATAAGGTGGCTTGATTCGCAAGAATTGAATTCCGTAATCTATGTATGCTTAGGAAGTATATGTAATTTAACTTCTTTGCAGTTCATAGAGATTGGTATGGCATTAGAGGCATGTGAAAGGCCATTCATTTGGGTTATTAGGGAAAGAAATCAAACGGAAGAGTTGAATAATTGGATCAAGGAATCGAGTTTCGAGGAAAGGACTAAGGAGAAAGGTTTTTTGATAAAGGGTTGGGCTCCTCAAGTGTTGATATTGTCACATCGTGCGATTGGAGGATTCTTGACGCATTGTGGTTGGAATTCGACGTTGGAAGCAATATGTGCTGGTGTGCCAATGATTACGTGGCCGTTATTTGGCGATCAGTTTTTCAATGAGAGGTTTGTTGTGGAAGTGTTGAGAGTCGGCGTGATGGTTGGAGTGGAGAGTCCTGTGAATTGGGGAGAGGAAGAGAATGTTGGCGTGTTGGTGAAGAAAGAAGATGTTGAGAGGGCTATCGAGAAATTGATGGACGATGCGAGTTATGAGAGTGAAGAGAGAAGAAAAAGGGCTAAAGAGGTTGCAGAGATGGCTAAGAGATGTGTAGAAGAAGGAGGATCTTCTCAGTTGAATGTTACTTTATTAATTCAAGATATCCTTCAACTCTCGGCAAAGTAGACTGATTTTGTTTGAAGCTTTTTTATAATTACTACTTTTTATGTTCTCTTGATTTTTCAATATTGAAGATTGAATTGCTCATTTCACTCCAGTGTTATGATTTTCTTTGATCTGAAGAGTCAAATGCATGACTAGACTATTTATTGAGTTATCCTCACAATTGAAAAAATGGAGAATGACTCAGATAGTCAAAACATAACTCTAATAAAAATTTAAGCAGTTGATAATTATAACCTAATTTTGGTTCTGGTTATGAGTACTTTTGGTTCAAGAGGAGTTGAAAGTTCAATTTAGATAGGCTCTTATCATTTTATCCACTTGAACAACCCTCCCTAAATGAGTATTAAGCCTGGAAAGTTTATTCTTTCAAAACCTCTTCTCCATTGCCTTATAGAAGAAACTAGTGTTGGAGTCCACCTCTTTTATCACCTATCATTTTGGGAATTTAACATACCACcactaaaattatttttgacaCCTCCCGCATTTTTGTATCGACAAAAATGCCCTGAttattatttatctaaaaaaataattacattttttaaaaataattcacttTGGAGAAGCAATAAAAATTGGAATTtccgggaacctttttgaaatttttggtatacTAAATCGTGTTTTTATCGAAAATTATTcgtaattttcaaaatttccagAGGCGATTTatcggaaattttaaaatttccggtgCTGATAAAGAAAACCAAAGAAATTTACcggtatttttgaaatttttggttaGCAACAAAATCTACGAAAATTTCCAAATTACTGatataccggaaattttgaaattgctTGAAATTTCTAGTATGTCTGCAGACTAAATTCTTTACTTGTATGGTTGACAGTTTCTTGGACGGATTTCTAAACAGATTTTGCGGAGTTTTTTTTTCCACATATACCGTATGTTTCCTATTCAACTACTGCAATTTTGAATTGTTTTCCCGTATTTATGAAAGTGATAGTTTAAATTTATGTGTTGTAATTGACAGATATTTAAGACACAATATGAAGTTTTAACATGGGCACATGTTACTGGTAAACGGTATGGTATTATTATTGTCACTATTTGTTTTGATTCTACTAATGGAATGCCAAGGAGGAAGCATAAATTGATTATGGGTTGTGAGAAGAGGAAATTAGAAAAGAAAGAATGCATCTGAAATCACTAATTCCTCAAAGACATTTATTGTATGACTGTAAAATGTCCATTTTGGTTGAGATTTATTCCAagtgatatatttttttttttttttgctatttgcaccggtgtcgacccaccacaggtgggccactaatccggctcgtgcAGAGAGGCATGTGCACTGGCCAAGCAAGATTGTTCCGTCTAGGTGTGGGATGCACAATCATAAACTATATCTGAGGATTTGGAAGGCCGTCTAAAAGATCACGAAAGAATGTTTGTGAATGACATGACGAAGTATACTATGACTCCAAGGTACATAGTTGCTGCTTTGAAAGACAAAGATCCAGAAAATCTCACGAGTTTTATCCAAGTGTATAAAGCTAGAGCTACATTACATACATAACGAGTAAGAGAGGTTCATTGACAGAAATGCAGATGTTGTTGAGCCTTATTCATAAAGAGAATTACATGTGTTGGACTAGAAATAGGGACATGTCAGAAGTTGTAGCTGATATCTTTTGGACACATCCTGATTCTATGAAGTTGTTGTATATGTTTCATTTGATGTTGATTTTTGAGTGCACAAACAAGATAAATaggtaataattttttattacacTTCTTGATATCTGTTGTAGATATTGAGTTGAGTTTGATTATGTGCAATTACATCGTGCATGTATGAGATACCAGTGCTTGAGATTGTTGGTGTTACATCAACAAAATTGATGTTTTCAATTGCCTTTGCCTATTTGGAACAAGAAAGGGAGGAGAATTTCACATGGGCATTGGATAACCTCAAAGAGTTGTTCTCTTGAGAGAAATTTCTACCGAAGGTTGTGGTGACCGGCCGAGAACTTGCATTAATGAATGCCATGGAATCTGGGTTCCCATATTTATTTTGATGAGCATGAAATGTAAAGAGTACGTCACATCATAAAGACAATAACATGTCACGGGTCTATGGAACAACATCGTGTATTCATAATACAGAAGTTGAGTTTGTCGAACACGTCAAGCACTTTGAGACTGTTTGTGTTAATATTCCTTTATTTGTtaaataatgaataaaatatGGTTGACACCTTATAAAGAAATGATTGTTGCTTGTTGGACTAACAAAGTTACTCATTTAGGGAACGCAATATCAAACAGGTACAAGAAACATGACAACTTGATGATATTACATAACTAATCATAAGTtaacatatatttatatttatggtTTTTAGGGTGGAGTCTGCTCATCTACTATCTATCTATAACAATTCAATTGTATGAATTTCTTAAATTGCCCTTTCACAATAAATTATTTTCACTAAAAAAATGACATTTAAGTAATTACGTAATGTTTACTTTCTTATTCTCATCTATTATTACAACGTGACATGTGACATTCACTTTTGAAACTTcaccaattaaataaatattacatacaCCCATTCTcactcttaattaaaatttcaaatctctCTCACATTtatttttcccacactttctcattttcattttcatttgtttccattttattattatcactaaaaacattaataatctatttttttaattttaataaaattaaaattttatttatctcacgggtcactattaacacaatatctattttattttaatcaactatTGTCTTAGTTTGAGAGacaaaatccttatttttaaatattaattttttccatctcacaatttttttataattatttaataaaattaaatttatatggttgttgttcattttacaattaaataaatcatttcaaattttgcattTGTTATGAATACATTTTATATagcatcaaataatttttttatctcatGGATCATtattcctattttattttaattaataatttgcattgatttgaaaaacaaaatccttatttcaaaatatcaaatttctttgtttgtatttcttcATCTCACGAAtcattttttgcatgattattattaatatttgtttataagaGATAGGGTGCTAGGCCATTTATGAAtgataattatttttcattttataattaaataactcatttcaaGTTTACTTTTGTATATAAATAGATTTTATATTGTAtcgaataaattttttatttaacggGTCACTATCAGCATATTACgtattattttaaacaataattactttaattatttaatacaattgagtttttataattattgttcattttaaaattaatagctaattttaaattttgatacatatctaaatacaatttatattgtatcaaataaatttacttgTGCGACTGCACGGGTATTTGACTAGCTGGAGACTAAAAAACATGTTGACTACAAGCCGAAAAGATTTATGTCGAGGTTGGGATACTGTgaacaccttgttgaagttgcaGTTAGGTTCAATCAGAGTGTCATTTCAAAAAAGTATTGTCAATATTGATCACTGGTATATATAACACTCCTTTATATTTCAGGTTGCACGGTGTTGTCTCAAGACAATATATATAGCTCTTTGGAAAGGAACTAGGAAGGGTGAAGTTTGTTGGTTGTAGCCAATAAATGTGTGGTTGACTACTACAAAACACGCATACAACAACGCCAAAGTCTCCACAGTTCTTTCCAAAAATGTGGCAACACTTTTAATctcatgcactaacatttttttattttttaattaaaacttttaAGGGTATATTTATGATTATCTCTATGGTGATACAATCAAGCTTTCATGGGTTCAAACCTCGACTccctcaaatattttattcctttTACGTTAATGTGCGCctattcattattatttatatttcaataaaaaataatacggATATCTC
The Vicia villosa cultivar HV-30 ecotype Madison, WI linkage group LG6, Vvil1.0, whole genome shotgun sequence genome window above contains:
- the LOC131610209 gene encoding UDP-glycosyltransferase 73C1-like; this encodes MESQESQLHFVLFPLMSPGHMLPMIDIATTLKQQNNIIVTIVTTPHNASRFSQIHHKIRVLQLPFPSQDAGFPQGCENFDMLPSMSMGYSFFAAANNLLQEQAEQAFEKLTPKPNCIISDVGFPYTSQIANKFGIPRISFYGVSCFCLVWQQKVIISNVMEKIATDSEYFLIPDIPHEIQITKAQPPSSSDDGNWKEFVDKMAAAEMVSYGVIVNSFEELEPEYVSDLKKTRNGKVWCIGPVSLRNKNQAQRGKTNKVASSNDVENCIRWLDSQELNSVIYVCLGSICNLTSLQFIEIGMALEACERPFIWVIRERNQTEELNNWIKESSFEERTKEKGFLIKGWAPQVLILSHRAIGGFLTHCGWNSTLEAICAGVPMITWPLFGDQFFNERFVVEVLRVGVMVGVESPVNWGEEENVGVLVKKEDVERAIEKLMDDASYESEERRKRAKEVAEMAKRCVEEGGSSQLNVTLLIQDILQLSAK